Proteins encoded within one genomic window of Spiribacter curvatus:
- a CDS encoding DUF3427 domain-containing protein — MIKDEDPSWYGLYERLSSPALREELERVGLADLAKWREKLDQEEISAAVYAHLGRVFAAALLELRERDRPAWEASIADLKDALNQVGHPLASLVDELPDLPIRELTEIIRPEEKTLKSRAAIRPDMPLASSGLLTGSRHSPSLIGQIDKELASADRVDWLVSFIKFSGLRALKSSLQRFTEQESMDGGPRLRIATTSYLGATDLKAIQLLLELPNTEVRVSFDTHRTRLHAKAYLFHRNTGFGTAYVGSANVSRVALDEGLEWTARISQHELSHVWRQVVAGFETHWSDESEFEPIGLEDLPRLEEALASERRTKPSDRSRNWHFLDLRPHAFQQEILDAISKEREAGLHKHLVIAATGTGKTMVAAFDYRRFSQSPGTGSRPSLLFIAHREEILNQAMSTFRHVLRDESFGDLLVGGRTPTQTRHLFCSVQSWNARELSQLSTDHFDYVVLDEAHHAAATSYYRLLAHVRPQVLLGLTATPERADGQDIRSDFGDRFTHEMRLADAVEARHLVPFHYFGVGDHPDVDFSGLTWPRGGYRTEDLDRIVGTNERRARWVLRQLDDHVADLARIRALGFCVSQAHARFMADYFNAKGVAAEVLTADSPDMLRGTVRRRLINREIQIIFTVDLFNEGVDIPEVDTVLFLRPTESLTVYLQQLGRGLRLHDEKANLTVLDFIAPQNRQFRFADRFRALSSRRDQRVDRQLEAGFPWLPSGCLVRLDEHASKVVLANIRDTLTQRRPQITRQLAELRQERDENVSLVQMLDWLHLDDPDLVLKHGLPSSLIAEGSGKKQSGLDEYEKGLTLGLRQLLVSDDRDMLVALQNALKSEQPIADSDKETVLLSLALVWGDQRPEGGWRQALQFMRAQPGLRRDLLDILQWRLDQLLPVHHLRFPALTGQLALHACYSREQIMLALGKGDFASPFTHREGVLHVPERNVDALFVTINKSDKDFSATTLYEDYALNQELFHWQSQSTTTPESPTGQRYINHAQVGYQPVLFVRSGKKLDNGLTEPFRYLGPINYVRHEGTRPMSIVWRLQQPLGARELRAYRQEAI; from the coding sequence ATGATAAAGGACGAGGACCCCAGCTGGTACGGGCTATATGAGCGGTTATCCAGTCCCGCGTTACGCGAAGAGCTTGAGCGAGTTGGTTTGGCGGATCTCGCGAAATGGCGCGAAAAACTGGATCAAGAAGAAATCTCAGCGGCGGTCTACGCGCACCTGGGTCGTGTATTTGCGGCCGCTTTGCTCGAATTGCGCGAGCGCGACCGCCCGGCGTGGGAAGCCTCTATCGCCGATCTCAAAGATGCGCTGAATCAGGTTGGCCATCCTTTGGCCAGCTTAGTTGACGAATTGCCTGATCTGCCAATCCGGGAACTGACCGAAATCATTCGACCGGAGGAAAAGACGCTCAAGTCGCGTGCCGCAATCCGGCCCGACATGCCGCTGGCGTCATCCGGATTATTGACCGGTTCCAGGCATTCGCCAAGCCTGATTGGGCAGATTGATAAAGAACTGGCCAGCGCTGACCGGGTCGACTGGCTCGTATCCTTTATTAAGTTCAGTGGACTGCGCGCGCTGAAGTCTAGCCTACAGCGGTTTACTGAGCAGGAAAGTATGGACGGCGGTCCCCGGCTGCGAATCGCGACGACCTCCTACCTGGGCGCGACGGACCTCAAGGCCATCCAACTTCTGCTGGAGTTGCCGAATACGGAGGTGCGGGTGTCATTCGACACCCACCGAACTCGGCTACATGCCAAAGCCTACCTTTTCCACCGCAATACTGGTTTCGGTACAGCGTATGTCGGGTCGGCCAATGTTTCACGGGTGGCGTTGGACGAAGGGCTGGAGTGGACAGCGAGAATCAGTCAGCACGAATTGAGCCATGTCTGGCGTCAAGTCGTGGCCGGCTTTGAGACGCACTGGTCCGACGAGAGCGAATTTGAACCGATTGGCTTAGAGGATTTGCCTAGGCTAGAAGAGGCACTTGCATCTGAACGCCGCACTAAACCGAGCGATCGCAGTCGAAACTGGCACTTTCTCGACCTTCGGCCACACGCGTTTCAGCAAGAAATCCTGGATGCTATCTCGAAGGAGCGTGAGGCGGGTCTGCATAAACACTTGGTCATTGCAGCAACCGGTACTGGAAAAACCATGGTTGCGGCTTTTGATTATCGACGATTTTCACAGTCACCAGGTACAGGCAGTCGGCCCAGCCTGCTATTCATTGCCCACCGCGAAGAAATTCTTAATCAGGCCATGAGCACTTTTCGACATGTGCTTCGGGATGAATCCTTCGGTGACTTGTTGGTCGGCGGCCGCACACCCACCCAGACGCGGCACCTGTTTTGTTCCGTGCAGAGCTGGAATGCCCGTGAGCTATCGCAATTGTCAACAGATCATTTCGACTATGTGGTTCTTGACGAAGCCCACCACGCGGCCGCCACGTCCTATTACCGACTTCTTGCTCACGTCCGACCACAGGTCCTTCTCGGACTAACCGCAACGCCAGAGCGCGCAGATGGCCAAGATATCCGCAGCGATTTCGGTGATCGGTTTACTCATGAAATGCGCCTGGCGGATGCCGTCGAGGCTCGCCACTTGGTGCCATTCCACTACTTCGGTGTTGGTGATCACCCTGACGTCGACTTCAGCGGTCTGACATGGCCGCGTGGCGGTTACCGCACCGAAGACCTCGACCGAATTGTTGGCACAAATGAACGCAGAGCGCGCTGGGTTCTCCGCCAGCTAGACGACCATGTGGCCGATCTAGCCCGCATCCGTGCCTTGGGCTTCTGTGTCAGTCAGGCGCATGCCCGATTCATGGCCGACTACTTTAATGCCAAGGGCGTTGCGGCCGAAGTGCTGACGGCAGACTCACCGGATATGTTGCGCGGAACGGTCCGTCGCCGACTGATCAACCGGGAAATCCAGATCATCTTTACGGTTGATCTCTTTAATGAGGGGGTCGACATTCCGGAGGTGGATACTGTTTTGTTCTTACGGCCTACTGAAAGCCTTACCGTCTACCTGCAGCAGCTCGGTCGGGGCCTTCGGTTGCACGATGAGAAGGCTAATTTGACGGTGCTGGATTTCATTGCCCCACAGAACCGCCAATTTCGCTTTGCCGACCGCTTTCGTGCCCTTAGCAGCCGGAGGGATCAACGCGTAGACCGCCAACTTGAAGCTGGTTTCCCATGGCTACCTTCCGGTTGCTTAGTCCGTCTTGATGAGCATGCTTCGAAGGTGGTGCTGGCTAATATTCGTGACACGCTGACGCAACGGCGTCCTCAGATCACAAGGCAATTAGCTGAGCTACGTCAGGAGAGGGATGAGAATGTTTCGCTGGTCCAGATGCTCGATTGGCTGCACCTGGATGATCCCGACTTAGTTCTGAAACACGGGCTGCCATCCAGCCTGATTGCAGAGGGCTCTGGGAAGAAACAGTCCGGGCTAGACGAGTATGAGAAGGGATTGACTCTGGGGTTGCGGCAGCTCCTGGTTTCCGATGATCGTGACATGTTGGTTGCGTTGCAGAACGCGTTGAAATCTGAGCAGCCGATTGCTGATTCAGATAAAGAGACCGTCCTGCTTTCCCTCGCCCTGGTTTGGGGTGATCAGCGACCCGAGGGTGGTTGGCGGCAAGCGCTACAGTTTATGCGAGCACAGCCTGGTCTTAGGCGCGACCTGCTAGACATCCTCCAATGGCGTCTTGATCAATTGCTTCCGGTGCATCACCTCCGTTTCCCGGCGCTGACTGGCCAGCTTGCACTGCATGCCTGTTATTCGAGAGAGCAAATCATGCTTGCTCTGGGAAAAGGCGACTTTGCCTCTCCGTTTACTCACCGCGAAGGCGTGCTGCATGTTCCGGAGCGAAATGTCGATGCTCTCTTTGTCACGATCAATAAGTCCGACAAGGATTTTTCCGCTACCACACTGTATGAAGACTACGCGCTGAACCAGGAACTGTTTCACTGGCAAAGCCAGTCAACGACTACACCCGAGTCACCGACCGGACAGCGTTACATCAACCACGCTCAGGTTGGCTATCAGCCGGTGTTGTTCGTGCGCTCTGGGAAAAAATTGGATAACGGGCTTACTGAGCCTTTTCGGTACCTCGGGCCGATCAACTATGTACGCCACGAAGGCACTCGGCCTATGAGTATTGTTTGGCGACTGCAGCAGCCCCTCGGTGCTCGCGAGCTTCGGGCATACCGGCAAGAGGCGATTTAG
- a CDS encoding gamma-glutamylcyclotransferase family protein — MKRIFVYGLLRPGFEGAGLLGDARPLGAATTSGLLYDLGGYPGLVPGAGVVHGEICAVDDTRLPALDAFEDYNPADPAGSLYIRTAMTAWLVASGEAIPVQAYRYNRPVPEHAWIPDGDYARYAAGRG; from the coding sequence GTGAAACGCATTTTTGTCTACGGGCTGTTGCGACCGGGTTTTGAGGGCGCCGGGTTGCTGGGTGATGCTCGGCCGCTGGGCGCGGCGACAACATCGGGTCTGCTCTACGACCTTGGCGGCTATCCGGGCCTGGTACCCGGCGCTGGCGTTGTCCACGGCGAGATCTGCGCGGTGGACGACACCCGTCTACCCGCGCTCGACGCCTTCGAGGATTACAACCCCGCCGATCCCGCCGGCTCGCTCTATATTCGTACAGCGATGACCGCCTGGCTTGTGGCCAGTGGTGAGGCGATCCCAGTCCAGGCCTATCGCTATAACCGCCCAGTGCCGGAACATGCGTGGATACCGGACGGAGACTATGCGCGGTATGCCGCTGGACGGGGCTAG
- a CDS encoding tRNA-binding protein — MDTIEFEDFARVELRVGTVIEVEAFPEARQPAWRLLIDFGPEIGERKSSAQITDLYDRQSLLGRQVVAVINFPPKQIGPFLSECLVTGFHRADGAVVLCAPDGAVPNGSRLA; from the coding sequence ATGGACACCATCGAGTTTGAGGACTTCGCCCGCGTTGAGCTGCGCGTCGGCACGGTGATCGAGGTGGAGGCATTCCCCGAAGCCCGGCAGCCCGCCTGGCGATTGCTTATTGATTTCGGCCCGGAGATCGGCGAGCGCAAGTCCAGCGCGCAGATCACTGACCTCTACGATCGGCAGAGCCTGCTTGGCCGTCAGGTGGTGGCCGTCATCAACTTCCCGCCCAAGCAGATTGGACCATTCCTGTCGGAATGTCTGGTCACCGGCTTTCACCGGGCGGATGGGGCCGTTGTGCTGTGCGCCCCTGATGGCGCCGTCCCCAACGGCAGCCGGCTGGCGTAA
- a CDS encoding type II toxin-antitoxin system RelE family toxin, with the protein MGRYKLQFKRSVAKDLRRIPKPDVARILERISALSNEPRPPGSEKLTGEHRYRIRQGVYRILYEVADGALIVTVVKVGHRRRVYRR; encoded by the coding sequence ATGGGAAGATATAAGCTGCAGTTCAAGCGTTCAGTCGCGAAGGATCTGCGCCGAATTCCCAAGCCCGACGTCGCAAGAATCCTTGAGCGCATTAGTGCGCTAAGCAATGAACCCCGACCGCCAGGGAGTGAGAAGCTCACCGGTGAGCATCGGTATCGGATCCGGCAGGGTGTATATCGGATCCTTTATGAAGTTGCTGATGGTGCGTTGATTGTGACAGTGGTCAAAGTCGGTCATCGGAGGCGGGTCTACCGACGCTGA
- a CDS encoding glucose-6-phosphate isomerase, which produces MTDSARRSTIYFDPQLHDALRVKAAHTRRTVSEIVNEAVRSSLAEDQEDLAAFKDRVAEPTMSYEALLDDLRTHGKI; this is translated from the coding sequence ATGACGGACTCTGCGCGGCGCTCAACCATTTATTTCGATCCACAGCTGCACGATGCCCTGCGCGTCAAGGCAGCTCATACCCGTCGAACCGTCTCCGAAATTGTTAACGAGGCCGTACGATCTTCTCTAGCGGAAGACCAGGAGGACCTCGCCGCTTTTAAGGACCGAGTCGCCGAACCGACCATGTCCTACGAAGCCCTTCTGGATGACTTGCGGACCCATGGGAAGATATAA
- a CDS encoding alpha/beta fold hydrolase, translated as MAHAEMGPEGQFVTLPQGQVHAIVKGEGQDLVMIHGANSNARDFSFDLIDRMADDFRVIAFDRPGFGYSDSLGEPLSPMKQAELLRRAAQQLEVDQPIVLGHSYGGAVALAWALRAGDDVAGLTLLAPASHPWPGELGFWYQLSASALGQHVVLPMISHVVPRGLVEGSLERVFQPNEVPDGYLDHLGFGLTLRTSQMQINALQIDQLEGYLEAMVPEYPNLSIPIEVVHGRADRTVGLQYHAERLEAEVDSVNLTRVEGMGHMPHHADPERVADAIRRTAERAGVR; from the coding sequence ATGGCGCACGCAGAGATGGGTCCGGAGGGCCAGTTCGTCACGCTGCCGCAGGGGCAGGTCCACGCCATTGTGAAAGGCGAGGGCCAGGATCTGGTGATGATCCATGGCGCGAATAGCAACGCGCGGGATTTCAGCTTTGATCTGATTGACCGGATGGCTGATGACTTCCGGGTGATCGCCTTCGACCGGCCGGGATTCGGGTATTCGGACAGCCTCGGCGAGCCGCTCAGCCCGATGAAGCAGGCCGAGCTCCTACGCCGCGCCGCGCAGCAGCTCGAGGTCGATCAGCCCATCGTGCTCGGCCATTCCTATGGCGGCGCCGTGGCGCTGGCCTGGGCGTTACGCGCCGGTGATGACGTGGCGGGTCTGACGCTTCTTGCGCCGGCCTCTCACCCGTGGCCGGGCGAGCTCGGGTTCTGGTACCAGCTCTCCGCCTCGGCGCTTGGGCAGCACGTAGTCCTGCCGATGATCTCGCACGTGGTTCCACGGGGCCTGGTGGAGGGATCGCTTGAGCGCGTGTTCCAGCCCAACGAGGTGCCCGACGGGTATCTCGATCACCTCGGGTTCGGTCTCACGCTCAGGACCAGTCAAATGCAGATCAATGCGCTTCAGATCGACCAGCTCGAGGGTTATCTCGAGGCAATGGTCCCGGAGTATCCCAACCTGAGCATTCCCATTGAGGTGGTGCATGGACGGGCTGATCGAACCGTCGGCCTTCAATACCACGCCGAGCGCCTCGAGGCGGAGGTCGACAGTGTCAACCTCACCCGCGTCGAGGGGATGGGGCATATGCCCCACCACGCCGATCCGGAACGGGTCGCCGACGCCATCCGCCGCACGGCCGAGCGCGCCGGGGTTCGGTAA
- a CDS encoding secondary thiamine-phosphate synthase enzyme YjbQ, translating into MWIQRDIELARPRGFHLVTEAVCEAMPEIAELRVGLLHVFMRHTSASLTINENADPSVRADFETGMNRLVPEGPAGYTHTIEGPDDMPAHIKASLMGASVQIPITDGRLNLGTWQGIYFCEHRDRGGLRTLVMTLQGEGE; encoded by the coding sequence ATGTGGATTCAGCGGGACATTGAACTCGCCCGGCCGCGGGGCTTTCACCTCGTGACTGAGGCGGTGTGCGAGGCGATGCCCGAGATCGCTGAGCTCCGCGTCGGTCTATTGCACGTGTTCATGCGGCACACCTCGGCATCGCTGACGATCAACGAGAACGCCGACCCGTCCGTGCGCGCTGATTTTGAAACAGGCATGAACCGCTTGGTCCCCGAGGGCCCGGCCGGGTATACCCATACCATCGAGGGCCCGGATGACATGCCCGCCCACATCAAGGCGAGCCTGATGGGCGCGAGCGTGCAGATCCCGATCACCGATGGGCGGCTTAACCTCGGCACCTGGCAGGGCATCTACTTTTGCGAGCACCGCGACCGGGGCGGGCTGCGGACGCTGGTGATGACGTTGCAGGGTGAGGGTGAGTGA